The Salicibibacter halophilus DNA window CTCATTTTGGATCGCAACTGGCAGATTTGGCGCATAGCCGTTGGGCCGGATGGTTGGCAGAGCTTTTGGATCAAAGAAACAACGCGACTTACGCTTTGCAGTCCGGTTATATGGAAGGATTCCGTTTTGAAACAGATCCTCATCCTCAAGTCAAGCACAATGATTATTATACGTTGGCCGGAACGAGCTGGGGTTCATTTGCATCCCCGCTGTTTTGGGGCGGCCTGTATCTTTCTTTTCACGGCAATAATGATGGCGCGGTTGTTACGGATGATGCCTATTTGCCAAATGAAAGTATCGTGCGAATCGACGAGTGGGATCATCAGGAATTGAACACCGGCACCGCTACCTTCGATTGGTTTGAGCCATTTTTAAATGAATCAAGTGTTGAAGATGATGCGACCGTCACATCAACTTATGATATGGAAAGGTCAAATGATCAAGCAGGCAGTGACCAGTTGGTGCGTGGCGGACAGCATGATGGTTCATCAGAGGAATTTTTTAATGTAGAAAATGATGTAAATGAGATCAGCCTCGATTGGATAAGTGACCAATCAGTCGAATTGGAAATCTATAATCCTCAGGGGGAAGAGCATGAATCGTCTGTCACGTCCTATCAAGATAATGAATTTTTTAAAGGGGGTGTCCACCACAACGTGCATATCGATGATCCAGAACCGGGGGAGTGGCGCGTACAGGCAACATCCGAGCATGAAGGCGCATATTTAGCGACATGGCATTACGTTTCACCATTATCAGCCGATGTTCAATTGGATGTTTCGGCTTCGTCAATGATTTTGCAAGATGAGTCTAGCATTCTGGATGAGGATGATACAGATGTCAGCTATCACGTAGATTTCATTCCTGAAGAGGGGGATTCACAGCAGATAGCGGATCAGTTTTCTTTTCAAAGGGATAGCCAAGAAGCGCTAACACTTCCGGAAGTGTCACAAGAAGGTGTGTATAATATCACTGCTGATATAGAAGGAAAAGATGTAGATGGAGCGCCATTTTCCCGGACAATCATTACCACTGTATTTGAGGATGAAGATGGGAACAGATTTTACTAGATTCAAAGGAGGTTTTCCATGCGGACGAAAAGGCGGGTAATTGCGGGCTTTTTAGTTGTAACTTTAGGTTTGTTTATTGCTTTTGGATCTACGTCATTGACAGCACATGAAAATTCTAATTTGACAAATGAAAATGATGATTCAGACACAATTGACGACATCGTTGATAACATGACATTGGAGGAAAAAGTCGGGCAACTGTTTATTGTCCATGTTTACGGAGAAACACCGACAGATCCGAATTATGAAGAGGAAAATCTGGAAAATGACCGCGGAGGGGAGAACTTCAAGGAAGTGATTGAAAATTACCATCCCGGCGGTGTGATTTATTTTAACTGGGCCGACAATATCGGGACGCCCGCGGATGTATCGCAGGTAAACGCCCTTTCCAATGGGATTCAAGAAATTG harbors:
- a CDS encoding esterase/lipase family protein — protein: MEKTNVKVLFLLCVFLITPSLAEGSDTGLDPPETVLSSSEMKTMVERFNEDGEFENEEAAHALYSHLSSVRHYEEQEETEKVMEAMEDFKKLLGDQQDNDFISEEAFNVLDSYTEDFMQDNDPESDAGPGTWYEGETPENVSEDDPVLLFVHGLDSSADTWFEDNDMYETAYEDGYQTAFIDLYPVEDNWDNGALLAEKIEQIYYHYDKTVVLIGHSKGGIDAQTALVHYDAHPYVGNVITLGSPHFGSQLADLAHSRWAGWLAELLDQRNNATYALQSGYMEGFRFETDPHPQVKHNDYYTLAGTSWGSFASPLFWGGLYLSFHGNNDGAVVTDDAYLPNESIVRIDEWDHQELNTGTATFDWFEPFLNESSVEDDATVTSTYDMERSNDQAGSDQLVRGGQHDGSSEEFFNVENDVNEISLDWISDQSVELEIYNPQGEEHESSVTSYQDNEFFKGGVHHNVHIDDPEPGEWRVQATSEHEGAYLATWHYVSPLSADVQLDVSASSMILQDESSILDEDDTDVSYHVDFIPEEGDSQQIADQFSFQRDSQEALTLPEVSQEGVYNITADIEGKDVDGAPFSRTIITTVFEDEDGNRFY